From Camelina sativa cultivar DH55 chromosome 7, Cs, whole genome shotgun sequence, one genomic window encodes:
- the LOC104703105 gene encoding uncharacterized protein LOC104703105 isoform X2 — protein MDEERIRERERLQIEQIRELDFEELQVEEVDYLHDSDSDDDVDLSAFPFSSHAQASGNLGDDELIFNPALSSLHTYLGEVEDTPNRIAYADGGTVLKIPLFYLEGVVLFPEATLPLRIIQASFLAAVEKALNQTNAPSTIGVIRVYREGAQLKYASVGTTAEPCGEVQIVEEDVPLRTPRDAFGKLVPLSKLQGRSPLSAMSLSTPLKDMDAQSVANSEESFESALSPSEKRLHYSVVDSIFYNSASSEDDLVVNTSDMQSSGSNPYSSRSIGCLASDHDDEKEDGQSSISKTPVSQEICQKQNRLANFRGNTDLSRFRMAPRAFWPFWLYRMYDSYYLAQRAADLWKQIVGVPNMEAFVNKPDILSFSIASKIPVSESIRQELLELNGVSYRLQREIELLESFDRVRCKHCQTVIARRKDMLVMSNEGPLGAYVNPHGYVHEIMTFYKANDIALTGRPVKKDSWFPGYAWTIANCATCETQLGWLFTATNKKLKPSSFWAVRGSQVADDMC, from the exons ATGGACGAAGAGAggattcgagagagagagaggcttcaGATCGAGCAGATTCGCGAGCTTGATTTCGAGGAACTACAGGTCGAAGAAGTCGATTACCTCCACGATTCCGATTccgatgatgatgttgatctCTCTGCATTTCCCTTTTCTTCCCACGCCCAAGCTTC TGGTAACCTTGGTGATGATGAACTTATTTTCAACCCAGCTTTGTCTTCTTTACATACCTATCTTGGCG AGGTTGAGGACACTCCAAACAGAATTGCTTATGCGGATGGAGGCACAGTATTGAAGATCCCTCTTTTCTATCTTGaag GAGTGGTTCTTTTTCCAGAGGCAACACTACCCCTTAGAATTATTCAGGCTAGTTTCTTGGCTGCTGTTGAGAAAGCTTTAAACCAAACTAATGCTCCATCTACGATAGGTGTG ATCCGTGTTTACAGAGAAGGTGCTCAGCTCAAGTATGCCAGTGTGGGGACAACAGCAGAG CCTTGCGGAGAGGTACAAATTGTTGAGGAAGATGTACCCCTGAGGACTCCCAGGGATGCGTTTGGAAAACTGGTACCGTTAAGCAAGTTGCAAGGTCGCTCACCCTTGAGTGCAATGTCGTTATCTACACCTCTTAAAGATATGGACGCTCAGTCAGTAGCAAATTCTGAAGAAAGTTTCGAAAGTGCTCTTTCTCCTTCAGAAAAAAGACTTCATTATTCAGTAGTTGACTCAATATTTTATAACTCAGCAAGTAGTGAGGATGATCTAGTAGTCAACACATCAGATATGCAATCTAGTGGGTCTAACCCATACAGCTCTAGATCCATTGGATGTTTAGCTTCTGACCATGATGACGAAAAGGAAGATGGGCAATCGTCAATTAGTAAGACTCCTGTTTCACAAGAGATATGTCAGAAACAAAATAGGCTGGCAAATTTCCGGGGAAATACTGATCTAAGCCGATTCCGCATGGCCCCAAGAGCATTTTGGCCTTTCTGGCTGTATAGGATGTACGACTCATATTATCTTGCTCAAAGAGCAGCAG ATCTGTGGAAGCAGATAGTTGGGGTTCCAAACATGGAGGCTTTTGTGAATAAACCAGATATTCTATCCTTTTCCATTGCTAGTAAAATCCCTGTGTCTGAGTCAATTAGACAAGAGCTCTTGGAGCTCAATGGAGTCTCCTACAGATTGCAGCGAGAAATTGAATTGCTTGAAAGTTTTGATCGTGTTCGATGTAAACACTGTCAG ACTGTCATAGCAAGAAGAAAAGACATGTTGGTTATGTCTAATGAAGGTCCTCTTGGTGCATACGTAAACCCACATGGCTATGTGCACGAGATAATGACCTTTTACAAAGCAAATGACATAGCGCTCACGGGTAGACCTGTTAAAAAGGACAGCTGGTTTCCCGG GTATGCATGGACAATTGCAAACTGTGCGACGTGTGAAACCCAACTGGGTTGGCTTTTCACAGCGACAAACAAGAAGTTGAAGCCATCATCTTTCTGGGCAGTTCGGGGCTCACAGGTCGCAGATGACATGTGCTGA
- the LOC104703105 gene encoding uncharacterized protein LOC104703105 isoform X1, with amino-acid sequence MDEERIRERERLQIEQIRELDFEELQVEEVDYLHDSDSDDDVDLSAFPFSSHAQASGNLGDDELIFNPALSSLHTYLGEVEDTPNRIAYADGGTVLKIPLFYLEGVVLFPEATLPLRIIQASFLAAVEKALNQTNAPSTIGVIRVYREGAQLKYASVGTTAEIRQFRRLGDGSFNVITRGQQRFRLMRRWTDIEGFPCGEVQIVEEDVPLRTPRDAFGKLVPLSKLQGRSPLSAMSLSTPLKDMDAQSVANSEESFESALSPSEKRLHYSVVDSIFYNSASSEDDLVVNTSDMQSSGSNPYSSRSIGCLASDHDDEKEDGQSSISKTPVSQEICQKQNRLANFRGNTDLSRFRMAPRAFWPFWLYRMYDSYYLAQRAADLWKQIVGVPNMEAFVNKPDILSFSIASKIPVSESIRQELLELNGVSYRLQREIELLESFDRVRCKHCQTVIARRKDMLVMSNEGPLGAYVNPHGYVHEIMTFYKANDIALTGRPVKKDSWFPGYAWTIANCATCETQLGWLFTATNKKLKPSSFWAVRGSQVADDMC; translated from the exons ATGGACGAAGAGAggattcgagagagagagaggcttcaGATCGAGCAGATTCGCGAGCTTGATTTCGAGGAACTACAGGTCGAAGAAGTCGATTACCTCCACGATTCCGATTccgatgatgatgttgatctCTCTGCATTTCCCTTTTCTTCCCACGCCCAAGCTTC TGGTAACCTTGGTGATGATGAACTTATTTTCAACCCAGCTTTGTCTTCTTTACATACCTATCTTGGCG AGGTTGAGGACACTCCAAACAGAATTGCTTATGCGGATGGAGGCACAGTATTGAAGATCCCTCTTTTCTATCTTGaag GAGTGGTTCTTTTTCCAGAGGCAACACTACCCCTTAGAATTATTCAGGCTAGTTTCTTGGCTGCTGTTGAGAAAGCTTTAAACCAAACTAATGCTCCATCTACGATAGGTGTG ATCCGTGTTTACAGAGAAGGTGCTCAGCTCAAGTATGCCAGTGTGGGGACAACAGCAGAG ATACGACAGTTCCGTCGACTTGGTGATGGTTCATTCAATGTTATTACTCGTGGGCAACAGCGGTTCCGTTTAATGCGTCGTTGGACTGACATTGAAGGATTT CCTTGCGGAGAGGTACAAATTGTTGAGGAAGATGTACCCCTGAGGACTCCCAGGGATGCGTTTGGAAAACTGGTACCGTTAAGCAAGTTGCAAGGTCGCTCACCCTTGAGTGCAATGTCGTTATCTACACCTCTTAAAGATATGGACGCTCAGTCAGTAGCAAATTCTGAAGAAAGTTTCGAAAGTGCTCTTTCTCCTTCAGAAAAAAGACTTCATTATTCAGTAGTTGACTCAATATTTTATAACTCAGCAAGTAGTGAGGATGATCTAGTAGTCAACACATCAGATATGCAATCTAGTGGGTCTAACCCATACAGCTCTAGATCCATTGGATGTTTAGCTTCTGACCATGATGACGAAAAGGAAGATGGGCAATCGTCAATTAGTAAGACTCCTGTTTCACAAGAGATATGTCAGAAACAAAATAGGCTGGCAAATTTCCGGGGAAATACTGATCTAAGCCGATTCCGCATGGCCCCAAGAGCATTTTGGCCTTTCTGGCTGTATAGGATGTACGACTCATATTATCTTGCTCAAAGAGCAGCAG ATCTGTGGAAGCAGATAGTTGGGGTTCCAAACATGGAGGCTTTTGTGAATAAACCAGATATTCTATCCTTTTCCATTGCTAGTAAAATCCCTGTGTCTGAGTCAATTAGACAAGAGCTCTTGGAGCTCAATGGAGTCTCCTACAGATTGCAGCGAGAAATTGAATTGCTTGAAAGTTTTGATCGTGTTCGATGTAAACACTGTCAG ACTGTCATAGCAAGAAGAAAAGACATGTTGGTTATGTCTAATGAAGGTCCTCTTGGTGCATACGTAAACCCACATGGCTATGTGCACGAGATAATGACCTTTTACAAAGCAAATGACATAGCGCTCACGGGTAGACCTGTTAAAAAGGACAGCTGGTTTCCCGG GTATGCATGGACAATTGCAAACTGTGCGACGTGTGAAACCCAACTGGGTTGGCTTTTCACAGCGACAAACAAGAAGTTGAAGCCATCATCTTTCTGGGCAGTTCGGGGCTCACAGGTCGCAGATGACATGTGCTGA
- the LOC104703106 gene encoding uncharacterized protein LOC104703106, with amino-acid sequence MAELKSKWLGLRSVILVFLSFALAFAFVSAERSFIKRKDLRFYSDETRENNESSSFFLKAVNFLWESDQTGYHHVWPEFEFNWQIVLGTLVGFFGAAFGSVGGVGGGGIFVPMLSLIIGFDPKSATAISKCMIMGASVSTVYYNLRLRHPTLDMPIIDYDLALLIQPMLMLGISIGVAFNVLFPDWLVTVLLIILFLGTSTKAFLKGSETWNKETIEKKEAAKRLESNGVSGTEVEYIPLPAAPTTNPGNKKKEEVSILENVYWKELGLLVFVWVVFLALQISKQNLATCSVAYWVINLLQIPVAVGVSGYEAVALYQGRRIIASKGQGDSNFTVGQLVLYCTFGILAGIVGGLLGLGGGFIMGPLFLELGVPPQVSSATATFAMTFSSSMSVVEYYLLKRFPVPYALYLVGVATIAALVGQHVVRRLISALGRASLIIFILASMIFISAISLGGVGIVNMIGKIQRHEYMGFENLCKYGG; translated from the exons ATGGCGGAACTGAAATCGAAGTGGTTGGGTTTGAGATCGGTAATCTTGGTTTTTCTCAGTTTCGCTTTAGCTTTCGCCTTCGTCTCCGCCGAAAGAAgctttattaaaagaaaagatctGAGATTTTATTCAGATGAAACGCGGGAAAACAATGAATCAAGTAGTTTCTTTCTCAAAGCCGTTAATTTTCTCTGGGAATCTGATCAAACTGGTTACCATCATGTTTGGCCT GAATTTGAGTTTAATTGGCAAATCGTTTTGGGAACACTTGTTGGATTCTTCGGTGCTGCGTTTGGTAGTGTAGgtggtgttggtggtggtggtatcTTCGTTCCTATGCTTAGTTTGATTATTGGCTTTGATCCTAAATCTGCTACTGCCATTTCTAAAT GTATGATTATGGGTGCTTCTGTGTCAACTGTGTATTACAATCTTAGACTGAGGCATCCTACACTTGATATGCCAATCATTGACTATGATCTCGCCTTGCTGATCCAGCCTATGCTTATGCTTGGTATTAGTATTGGGGTTGCTTTTAATGTGCTTTTTCCAGATTGGTTGGTCACTGTTCTACTCATTATCCTCTTTCTAG GCACCTCCACAAAGGCGTTTTTGAAGGGTTCTGAGACTTGGAATAAGGAAACTATAGAGAAAAAG GAAGCTGCTAAGCGTTTAGAGTCAAACG GTGTATCTGGCACTGAAGTGGAATACATACCACTTCCCGCAGCTCCGACCACGAACCctggaaacaaaaagaaagaagag GTAAGTATTCTTGAAAATGTATACTGGAAGGAACTGGGACTTCTCGTGTTTGTCTGGGTTGTATTCTTGGCACTGCAGATATCCAAg CAAAATCTGGCTACTTGTTCAGTAGCGTATTGGGTCATAAATTTGTTACAG ATTCCGGTTGCAGTTGGTGTATCAGGCTATGAGGCAGTAGCTTTGTACCAGGGTAGAAGAATCATTGCATCTAAGGGACAAGGAGACTCAAATTTCACCGTTGGCCAGCTAGTTCTTTACTGTACATTTGGCATATTGGCAGGCATAGTCGGTGGTTTACTTGGTTTAGGTGGAGGTTTCATCATGGGTCCATTGTTCTTGGAGCTCGGTGTACCGCCACAG GTTTCAAGTGCCACAGCCACTTTTGCAATGACTTTCTCATCATCCATGTCTGTTGTAGAATACTATCTTCTCAAACGATTCCCTGTTCCATATG CTCTGTACCTTGTGGGAGTGGCAACAATTGCAGCTTTAGTTGGACAGCATGTAGTCAGAAGGCTAATTTCAGCCCTCGGTCGGGCatctctcatcatcttcatccttgcATCCATGATTTTTATCAGTGCGATATCGCTTG GTGGAGTGGGAATAGTGAACATGATCGGCAAAATACAACGGCACGAGTACATGGGTTTCGAGAACCTTTGCAAGTACGGTGGTTGA
- the LOC104703107 gene encoding uncharacterized protein LOC104703107, with protein MMFESPSKKRWNVSSSASSYRETIVLGRYSKSCREQKQQQRRERPVPKWKVLFMKLKLLPSHSSSTKVVAYEPYDYALNFDQGPGWHDHDEPENLSRSFSCRFADPTRIRATRLLLY; from the coding sequence atgatgtttgAATCTCCAAGCAAGAAGAGATGGAACGTGTCATCATCAGCTTCATCTTACAGAGAGACAATTGTACTTGGAAGATACAGCAAGAGTTGCAGAGAACAGAAGCAACAACAGCGAAGAGAAAGACCCGTGCCCAAGTGGAAGGTTTTGTTCATGAAGCTCAAGCTGTTGCCGTCTCATTCTTCTTCCACTAAGGTCGTGGCTTATGAGCCTTACGATTACGCTTTGAATTTTGATCAAGGGCCAGGATGGCACGACCACGACGAACCTGAGAATCTTTCTAGGTCTTTCTCTTGTCGCTTCGCTGATCCCACTCGGATCCGAGCAACACGCTTGCTCTTGTATTAA